One window of Nocardia sp. NBC_00508 genomic DNA carries:
- a CDS encoding acyl-CoA carboxylase subunit epsilon, which translates to MAEEDVLSAVELDLTVDPIADEIGAATDPDADAPLAEATAEPFFRVVKGSPTDEELAALVCVLSAIASDSEPAGPSGPPDMWGRPTLMHRGSSPFSPYAFPQLSHLRG; encoded by the coding sequence GTGGCAGAAGAAGATGTGTTGAGCGCCGTCGAACTGGATCTCACAGTCGACCCGATCGCGGACGAGATCGGTGCGGCCACCGACCCGGACGCCGACGCGCCGCTTGCCGAAGCCACCGCGGAGCCGTTCTTCCGTGTTGTGAAGGGCTCACCCACCGACGAGGAACTCGCCGCGCTGGTGTGCGTGCTGTCCGCCATCGCGAGCGACAGCGAGCCGGCGGGTCCGTCCGGGCCGCCGGACATGTGGGGCCGTCCCACGCTCATGCACCGCGGCAGTTCGCCGTTCTCCCCGTACGCTTTCCCGCAGCTGTCCCACCTGCGCGGGTGA
- a CDS encoding nucleoside triphosphate pyrophosphatase — protein sequence MTHLILASASPARREVLRSAGIDPIVRVSAVDEDAVAAALPEGTPPQVVVVELARAKAAAVAAGIPEFAADCVVVACDSMLLVDGELQGKPHTPEVARARWGDMAGRSADLVTGHCVMRLADGQVTAEAVDCSSTTVHFAKPEPDELDAYIATGEPLQVAGAFTLDGLGGWFVDRIDGDPSSVIGIGLPLLRRLLGDVGISVTQLWGHTA from the coding sequence GTGACCCATCTGATTCTCGCTTCGGCGTCGCCTGCCCGCCGGGAGGTGCTCCGCTCGGCGGGTATCGACCCGATCGTCCGAGTCTCCGCAGTGGACGAGGACGCGGTGGCCGCTGCGCTGCCCGAGGGCACGCCACCTCAGGTGGTCGTGGTGGAGCTCGCGCGAGCCAAGGCGGCCGCCGTAGCCGCAGGCATTCCGGAGTTCGCCGCCGACTGCGTTGTGGTGGCCTGTGATTCGATGCTGCTCGTCGACGGCGAGCTCCAGGGCAAACCGCATACCCCCGAGGTCGCGCGTGCCCGCTGGGGCGACATGGCCGGACGCAGCGCGGACCTCGTGACCGGCCACTGCGTCATGCGGCTGGCGGACGGTCAGGTCACCGCCGAAGCGGTCGACTGCAGCAGCACCACCGTGCATTTCGCCAAGCCGGAACCGGACGAGCTGGACGCCTACATCGCCACCGGCGAGCCGCTTCAGGTGGCGGGTGCGTTCACTCTCGACGGACTCGGCGGCTGGTTCGTCGATCGCATCGACGGCGACCCGTCCAGCGTCATCGGAATCGGGCTACCACTGCTGCGCCGACTGCTTGGCGACGTTGGGATCAGCGTTACGCAGTTGTGGGGCCACACGGCCTGA
- a CDS encoding YncE family protein: protein MNRQRMYRCCAPHLAVSLTVLSAVAGCAASDAGTVGAEAAGAATTTVAAPPTNALPPHMTDLLPGMPPPLSPTDVYAANRELSPSVTDHRPLVYVPNSQSNTVSVIDPDTFQVIDTYPAGGSEPQHVVPSYDLQSLYVTNDLPLGGGSLLPIDPRTGKPGEPFPVRDPYNMYYTPDGQYALVVAEADKSLDFYDPHTWQKIHALPVPDCAGVDHMDFTADGRFGLASCEFIGRMLAFDVAERKVVKVVDLPGGRSGKPQDVKLSPDGRTFFVADMAADGIYTFDAHTFENTGFVPTGKGTHGLYVTRDSQQMLITNRHEGSISVWDFAANGLVHKWFVPGGGSPDMGNISADGRIFWASGRHHNEVYAIDIVNWDLLARIPVGKGPHGLTIWPQPGRYSTGHTGVMR, encoded by the coding sequence GTGAACCGACAGCGTATGTACCGATGCTGCGCGCCCCACCTCGCGGTGTCGCTCACTGTGCTGTCCGCCGTGGCAGGCTGCGCCGCCAGCGACGCGGGCACGGTGGGCGCCGAGGCGGCCGGTGCGGCCACGACCACCGTGGCCGCACCGCCCACCAATGCGCTCCCACCGCACATGACCGATCTGCTCCCCGGGATGCCGCCGCCGCTCTCGCCGACCGACGTGTACGCGGCCAACCGCGAGTTGAGCCCGAGCGTGACCGACCACCGCCCGCTGGTCTACGTGCCCAACAGCCAATCGAATACGGTCTCGGTGATCGATCCGGACACCTTCCAGGTGATCGACACCTACCCCGCGGGCGGCTCGGAGCCGCAGCATGTCGTGCCGTCCTACGACCTGCAATCGCTCTACGTCACCAACGACTTGCCGCTGGGCGGGGGCAGTCTGTTGCCGATCGATCCCCGCACGGGCAAGCCGGGGGAGCCCTTTCCCGTGCGCGATCCGTACAACATGTACTACACGCCGGACGGTCAGTACGCCCTGGTAGTCGCGGAGGCGGACAAGTCGCTGGACTTCTACGACCCACATACCTGGCAGAAGATCCACGCTCTGCCGGTGCCCGACTGCGCAGGCGTCGATCACATGGACTTCACCGCCGACGGCCGGTTCGGCCTCGCGTCCTGCGAATTCATCGGCCGGATGCTGGCCTTCGACGTCGCCGAGCGCAAGGTCGTCAAGGTGGTCGACCTGCCCGGTGGCCGCTCGGGCAAGCCGCAGGATGTGAAGCTGTCGCCGGACGGGCGCACCTTCTTCGTCGCCGACATGGCCGCCGACGGCATCTACACCTTCGACGCGCACACCTTCGAGAACACCGGTTTCGTGCCGACCGGCAAGGGCACGCACGGGCTCTACGTCACCCGCGACTCCCAGCAGATGCTCATCACCAATCGGCACGAAGGCAGCATCTCGGTGTGGGATTTCGCGGCGAACGGGCTGGTGCACAAGTGGTTCGTGCCCGGAGGCGGCAGCCCCGACATGGGCAATATCTCCGCCGACGGGCGCATCTTCTGGGCGTCCGGCCGCCACCACAATGAGGTGTACGCCATCGACATCGTCAACTGGGATCTCTTGGCGCGCATCCCCGTCGGGAAGGGGCCGCACGGGCTCACCATCTGGCCCCAACCCGGACGCTATTCCACCGGGCATACCGGCGTCATGCGCTGA
- a CDS encoding acetyl/propionyl/methylcrotonyl-CoA carboxylase subunit alpha: protein MPSHASARITKVLVANRGEIAVRVIRAAKDAGIGSVAVYAEPDADAPFVKLADEAFALGGQTSAESYLVFDKILDAAAKSGADAIHPGYGFLSENADFAQAVIDAGLIWIGPSPQSIRDLGDKVTARHIAERANAPMAAGTKDPVKNANEVVEFAEKYGVPVAIKAAFGGGGRGMKVAHSVEEIPELYDSAVREAVAAFGRGECFVEQYLDKARHVEAQVLADKHGNVVVAGTRDCSLQRRFQKLVEEAPAPFLSDEVRAKIHASAKAICKEAHYYGAGTVEYLVQGETVSFLEVNTRLQVEHPVTEETSGIDLVRQQFRIANGEKLEITADPAPRGHSFEFRINGEDAGRGFLPAPGPVIVYQEPAGPGVRVDSGVVQGSVIGGQFDSMLAKLIVTGENRTQALERARRALAEFQVDGLATVIPFHRAIVEDPAFVGDGEKFDVYTKWIENEWVNTVEPFAGAGAAADEDEELPRRKVVVEVGGRRVEVSLPGNFTVGAGAGGAAGNGAGVIRKKPKPRKRGGAGGGAASGDAVTAPMQGTVVKVAVEEGQSVEAGDLIVVLEAMKMENPVNAHKAGVVTGLSVETGAAITQGTVLAEIK from the coding sequence GTGCCCAGCCATGCCAGCGCGCGGATCACGAAGGTACTCGTAGCTAACCGGGGCGAAATCGCCGTGCGTGTGATCCGGGCGGCCAAGGACGCCGGTATCGGCAGCGTCGCGGTGTACGCCGAGCCGGACGCCGATGCACCGTTCGTGAAGCTCGCCGACGAGGCCTTCGCCCTGGGCGGCCAGACCTCGGCCGAGTCGTACCTCGTGTTCGACAAGATTCTCGACGCCGCGGCCAAGTCCGGCGCCGACGCCATCCACCCCGGCTACGGCTTCCTGTCCGAGAACGCCGACTTCGCCCAGGCGGTCATCGACGCCGGGCTGATCTGGATCGGCCCCTCGCCCCAATCGATCCGCGACCTGGGCGACAAGGTCACCGCCCGGCACATCGCCGAGCGCGCGAACGCGCCGATGGCCGCGGGCACGAAGGATCCGGTCAAGAACGCGAACGAGGTCGTCGAATTCGCCGAGAAGTACGGCGTTCCGGTAGCCATCAAGGCCGCGTTCGGCGGCGGTGGCCGCGGCATGAAGGTCGCGCACTCCGTCGAGGAGATCCCCGAGCTGTACGACTCGGCGGTGCGCGAGGCGGTCGCCGCCTTCGGCCGCGGCGAGTGCTTCGTGGAGCAGTACCTGGACAAGGCCCGGCACGTCGAGGCTCAGGTGCTCGCGGACAAGCACGGCAACGTCGTGGTCGCGGGCACGCGCGACTGCTCGTTGCAGCGGCGCTTCCAGAAGCTCGTCGAGGAGGCGCCGGCTCCGTTCCTGTCCGACGAGGTGCGTGCGAAGATCCACGCCTCGGCCAAGGCCATCTGCAAGGAAGCCCACTACTACGGCGCGGGCACCGTGGAGTACCTGGTGCAGGGCGAGACCGTCTCCTTCCTCGAGGTGAACACTCGTCTGCAGGTCGAGCACCCGGTCACCGAGGAGACCTCGGGTATCGACCTCGTGCGCCAGCAGTTCCGGATCGCCAACGGCGAGAAGCTGGAAATCACCGCGGACCCGGCCCCGCGCGGCCACTCCTTCGAGTTCCGCATCAACGGCGAGGACGCCGGCCGCGGCTTCCTGCCCGCCCCCGGCCCCGTCATCGTCTACCAGGAGCCGGCCGGCCCCGGCGTGCGCGTGGACTCCGGTGTGGTGCAGGGCAGCGTGATCGGCGGACAGTTCGACTCGATGCTGGCCAAGCTGATCGTCACCGGCGAGAACCGCACCCAGGCACTGGAGCGGGCGCGGCGCGCGCTGGCCGAATTCCAGGTCGACGGCCTGGCCACGGTCATCCCGTTCCACCGGGCGATCGTCGAGGACCCCGCATTCGTGGGTGACGGCGAGAAGTTCGACGTCTACACCAAGTGGATCGAGAACGAGTGGGTCAACACCGTCGAGCCGTTCGCCGGCGCGGGCGCTGCGGCCGACGAGGACGAGGAACTGCCGCGGCGGAAGGTCGTCGTGGAGGTCGGCGGGCGCCGCGTCGAGGTGTCGCTGCCCGGCAACTTCACCGTCGGAGCCGGAGCCGGCGGGGCAGCGGGCAACGGCGCCGGTGTGATCCGCAAGAAGCCCAAGCCCCGCAAGCGTGGCGGCGCGGGCGGCGGCGCGGCCTCGGGTGACGCGGTCACCGCTCCGATGCAGGGCACCGTCGTCAAGGTCGCCGTCGAGGAGGGCCAGTCGGTCGAGGCAGGCGATCTGATCGTGGTCCTGGAAGCCATGAAGATGGAAAACCCGGTCAACGCCCACAAGGCGGGTGTGGTCACCGGCCTGTCCGTCGAGACGGGCGCGGCGATCACGCAGGGCACGGTTCTCGCAGAGATCAAGTAG
- a CDS encoding helix-turn-helix transcriptional regulator, with protein sequence MSDSWPRRRLLAILRGASEPLDAQELARITGQHVTTVRFHLDVLTRESLVRQFQQPPRGRGRPRIGYSAVQRSVGYQDLAQVLADQLGPDPRRRSEAAVAAGRAWGTKLDIGEHRVESLEDAKDVTMTLMSELGFAPERDPSSESGDKVLIRLTACPLRELARTHSEVVCGVHLGLLEEVLGRSGARGEIDVRIHPFVEPELCVARLELIAASHDETHEAATVPPGGDAEALTTPSGRVAPQLRNADPNVAKQSAQQW encoded by the coding sequence ATGTCCGATTCTTGGCCGCGGCGGCGACTGCTCGCGATCCTACGTGGCGCCAGTGAGCCTCTCGATGCCCAGGAACTGGCCAGGATCACCGGGCAGCACGTCACCACGGTCCGGTTCCATCTGGACGTGCTCACCAGGGAATCCCTCGTCCGGCAATTCCAGCAGCCGCCGCGAGGTCGCGGTCGTCCGCGCATCGGTTACAGCGCGGTGCAGCGATCGGTGGGCTACCAGGACTTGGCGCAGGTGCTCGCCGACCAGCTGGGGCCGGATCCGCGGCGCAGATCGGAGGCCGCCGTCGCGGCGGGCCGGGCATGGGGGACCAAGCTCGACATCGGTGAGCACCGGGTCGAATCGCTGGAGGACGCCAAGGACGTCACCATGACGCTGATGTCGGAACTCGGCTTCGCGCCCGAACGCGACCCGTCCTCGGAGAGCGGGGACAAGGTGCTGATCCGGTTGACGGCCTGTCCGCTGCGCGAACTCGCCCGGACGCACTCCGAGGTGGTGTGCGGAGTCCATCTGGGCCTGCTCGAAGAGGTACTCGGTCGGAGCGGCGCGCGCGGCGAGATCGACGTCCGGATACATCCGTTCGTCGAGCCGGAGTTGTGCGTGGCGCGGCTGGAACTCATCGCCGCGTCACACGACGAGACACACGAGGCGGCAACGGTGCCCCCTGGCGGTGACGCCGAGGCGTTGACCACCCCGTCAGGCCGTGTGGCCCCACAACTGCGTAACGCTGATCCCAACGTCGCCAAGCAGTCGGCGCAGCAGTGGTAG
- a CDS encoding patatin-like phospholipase family protein, which produces MTSSPSVSPVAELIRARRAASSRADGHRLVLVVEGGGSRGVYSSGMVSALEELGLAGVFDAVYGTSAGAINGAWLLCGRAIPGMRTWTDPVIMGRAIDPARLLRGRPAFDLRYLVHEVYDSIEPMDFDAILANSTTFHPIATDTRTGRAVDLHPHITDKRTLMRALRASAGLPILAGPPVSLGGSAYFDGGLAETVPIRTAVEAGATHALVLRTRRVDERRPPASRLHQIVGGGYLRAVAPGAYRAWLERPRQQDIEDKALAALGDSVLQIHPPPGSPDIDSAARDTTLLAAALHIGRHAVLSALSTTIHAV; this is translated from the coding sequence GTGACCAGCTCGCCAAGCGTCTCCCCCGTCGCGGAGCTGATCCGCGCGCGCCGTGCCGCGTCCAGCCGTGCCGACGGGCATCGGCTCGTGCTCGTCGTCGAGGGCGGTGGCAGCCGAGGTGTGTACTCCAGCGGAATGGTGTCCGCGCTGGAGGAACTCGGGCTCGCCGGGGTATTCGACGCGGTGTACGGGACGTCCGCGGGCGCGATCAACGGCGCCTGGCTGCTGTGCGGGCGTGCGATCCCCGGGATGCGCACGTGGACCGACCCGGTGATCATGGGCCGCGCCATCGACCCGGCCCGCCTCCTGCGCGGGCGACCCGCGTTCGATCTGCGGTACCTCGTCCACGAGGTGTACGACAGCATCGAGCCGATGGATTTCGACGCGATTCTGGCGAACTCCACGACGTTCCATCCGATCGCCACCGATACCCGTACCGGTCGGGCGGTCGACCTGCATCCGCATATCACCGACAAGCGCACCCTCATGCGTGCGCTGCGAGCGTCGGCGGGGCTGCCCATCCTGGCCGGGCCACCGGTCAGCTTGGGCGGCTCCGCCTACTTCGACGGCGGTCTCGCCGAGACGGTGCCGATCCGCACCGCCGTCGAAGCGGGCGCCACGCATGCCCTGGTTCTGCGCACCCGCCGCGTCGACGAGAGACGCCCGCCCGCCTCACGACTGCACCAGATCGTGGGCGGCGGCTATCTGCGTGCGGTGGCCCCCGGCGCCTATCGTGCGTGGCTGGAACGCCCGCGTCAGCAGGACATCGAGGACAAGGCGCTGGCCGCTCTCGGCGATTCCGTCCTGCAGATCCACCCGCCGCCGGGGTCCCCCGATATCGACAGCGCCGCACGCGATACGACGCTCCTGGCCGCCGCCCTCCATATCGGCCGCCACGCCGTCCTCAGCGCCCTCTCCACCACCATCCACGCCGTATAG
- a CDS encoding sulfurtransferase, whose product MPVAPDPHPSFGSYAHSHRLVTTEWLSANIGAKGLKIIEANEDTLLYDIGHVPGATKLDWRSDLNDPVTRDYIDGTRFTELMRAKGIERDDTVVIYGDRGNAQAAHTAWVFALFGHEDVRLLDGGRAAWISEERDTTFEPAYTVACEYPTVRRDDGTARAFREDVLAHLGKPLLDVRLPDEYSGARSHKPDDPEDAALRGGHIPTASNIPWTEALASDGRFRSRTELADIYRTLPGQDELIVYSRVGVRSSHTWFVLTYLLGYDRVRNYDGSWTEWGNSVRMPIAKGDEPGEVPVGGGSRRTRGR is encoded by the coding sequence GTGCCCGTTGCTCCGGATCCTCATCCCTCGTTCGGTTCCTACGCACACTCTCACCGACTAGTAACCACCGAGTGGCTGTCGGCAAACATAGGCGCGAAGGGACTCAAGATCATCGAGGCCAACGAGGACACGCTGCTCTACGACATCGGGCACGTTCCGGGCGCCACCAAACTGGATTGGCGAAGCGATCTGAACGATCCGGTCACGCGCGACTATATCGACGGAACCCGCTTCACCGAACTAATGCGCGCCAAAGGAATAGAACGTGACGACACCGTGGTGATCTACGGGGATCGGGGCAACGCGCAGGCGGCGCACACGGCGTGGGTATTCGCCCTGTTCGGGCACGAGGACGTGCGGTTGCTCGACGGTGGACGGGCGGCGTGGATCTCGGAGGAACGCGACACGACCTTCGAGCCCGCCTACACCGTGGCCTGCGAATACCCGACCGTGCGCCGTGACGACGGCACCGCTCGCGCCTTCCGCGAGGACGTGCTCGCCCACCTCGGCAAGCCGCTGCTCGACGTGCGCTTGCCCGACGAGTACTCCGGCGCGCGCAGCCACAAGCCGGACGATCCGGAAGACGCGGCGCTGCGCGGTGGCCATATTCCCACCGCGTCGAACATCCCGTGGACCGAGGCGCTCGCCTCCGACGGGCGGTTCCGCTCGCGCACCGAACTCGCCGACATCTATCGGACGCTGCCCGGCCAGGACGAGCTGATCGTCTACAGTCGGGTCGGCGTACGGTCCAGCCACACCTGGTTCGTGCTGACCTATCTGCTCGGCTACGACCGCGTGCGCAACTACGACGGCTCCTGGACCGAGTGGGGCAACTCGGTGCGGATGCCGATCGCCAAGGGGGATGAACCCGGCGAGGTCCCCGTTGGCGGTGGTTCGAGACGCACCCGCGGCAGGTAG
- a CDS encoding acyl-CoA carboxylase subunit beta, with protein sequence MTSVQQQPAAGPAGSPDIHTTAGKLADLRNRLEETQHPMGEAAVDKVHAKGKMTARERILALLDEGSFVELDALARHRSVNFSLEHNRPLGDGVVTGYGTIDGRDVCIFSQDVTVFGGSLGEVYGEKIVKVMDLALKTGRPLIGINEGAGARIQEGVVSLGLYGEIFHRNIQASGVIPQISLIMGPAAGGHVYSPALTDFVVMVDGTSQMFVTGPDVIKTVTGEDVTMEDLGGAHTHMVKSGVAHYVASGEQDALDYVKDLLSYLPSNNRAEAPRFPATDPIPGAIEDSLTDEDLELDTIIPDSPNQPYDMHEVIRRLLDDDEFLEVQAERAMNVIVGFGRVDGRSVGIVANQPTQFAGCLDIDASEKAARFVRTCDAFNIPIITLVDVPGFLPGTGQEYNGIIRRGAKLLYAYGEATVGKITIITRKAYGGAYDVMGSKHMGADVNLAWPTAQIAVMGASGAVGFVYRKQLQQAAKEGADVDALRLELQNEYEDTLVNPYVAAERGYVDAVIPPSHTRGQIVSALRLLERKMVTLPAKKHGNIPL encoded by the coding sequence ATGACGAGTGTCCAGCAGCAGCCCGCCGCAGGCCCGGCGGGTTCCCCCGATATCCACACCACCGCCGGGAAGCTGGCTGACCTGCGGAATCGGCTGGAAGAGACACAGCACCCGATGGGTGAGGCCGCAGTCGACAAGGTGCACGCGAAGGGCAAGATGACCGCCCGCGAGCGCATCCTCGCCCTGCTGGACGAGGGTTCCTTCGTCGAACTCGACGCGCTGGCCCGCCATCGCAGCGTCAACTTCAGCCTGGAGCACAACCGTCCGCTCGGCGACGGCGTGGTGACCGGCTACGGCACCATCGACGGTCGTGACGTCTGCATCTTCAGCCAGGACGTCACGGTGTTCGGCGGCAGTCTCGGCGAGGTCTACGGCGAGAAGATCGTCAAGGTGATGGACCTGGCCCTGAAGACCGGCCGCCCACTGATCGGCATCAACGAGGGCGCGGGCGCGCGCATTCAGGAGGGCGTCGTCTCGCTGGGCCTCTACGGCGAGATCTTCCACCGCAACATCCAGGCTTCCGGCGTGATCCCGCAGATCTCGTTGATCATGGGCCCGGCCGCGGGCGGTCACGTGTACTCCCCGGCGCTGACCGACTTCGTGGTGATGGTCGACGGCACCAGCCAGATGTTCGTCACCGGCCCGGACGTCATCAAGACGGTCACCGGCGAGGACGTCACCATGGAGGACCTGGGCGGCGCGCACACGCACATGGTGAAGTCCGGTGTGGCGCACTACGTCGCCTCCGGCGAGCAGGACGCGCTGGACTACGTGAAGGACCTGCTGTCCTACCTGCCGAGCAACAACCGCGCCGAGGCGCCGCGGTTCCCGGCCACCGATCCGATCCCCGGCGCGATCGAGGACTCGCTCACCGACGAGGACCTCGAGCTGGACACGATCATCCCGGACTCGCCGAACCAGCCCTACGACATGCACGAGGTGATCCGTCGCCTGCTCGATGACGACGAGTTCCTCGAGGTGCAGGCCGAGCGCGCGATGAACGTCATCGTCGGCTTCGGCCGGGTAGACGGCCGCAGCGTCGGCATCGTGGCCAACCAGCCCACCCAGTTCGCCGGCTGCCTGGACATCGACGCGTCGGAGAAGGCCGCGCGGTTCGTGCGCACCTGCGACGCGTTCAACATCCCGATCATCACCCTGGTCGACGTTCCCGGCTTCCTGCCCGGCACCGGACAGGAGTACAACGGCATCATCCGGCGCGGCGCGAAGCTCCTCTACGCCTACGGCGAGGCCACTGTGGGCAAAATCACGATCATCACGCGCAAGGCCTACGGCGGCGCCTATGACGTCATGGGTTCCAAGCACATGGGCGCCGACGTGAACCTCGCCTGGCCGACCGCGCAGATCGCCGTCATGGGCGCTTCCGGCGCCGTCGGATTCGTCTACCGCAAGCAACTGCAGCAAGCCGCCAAGGAGGGCGCAGACGTCGACGCCCTGCGGCTCGAGCTGCAGAACGAGTACGAGGACACGCTCGTGAACCCGTACGTCGCCGCCGAGCGCGGATACGTGGACGCGGTCATCCCGCCGTCGCACACGCGCGGCCAGATCGTGTCCGCGCTGCGACTGCTCGAACGCAAGATGGTGACCCTTCCGGCGAAGAAGCACGGCAACATTCCGCTGTGA
- a CDS encoding serine/threonine-protein kinase, with product MREVRFGGYRLERLLGKGGMGQVWLAYDTAAARWVALKLLPAELAATGGYRKRFEREAAAVAQLRDPHVPRIHRFGEIDGRIYIDMQFVDGADLAGKLVAAGRMTPDVAVGIVGHVAVALDAAHRAGLVHRDVKPSNIVVHPSGFTYLIDFGIAHGLGQTAVTTTGMAIGTLAYMAPERFTGAVDGRADVYSLACVLYECLTGSRLYGDTDPAQQMHAHLMSAPPRARSVCADVPAALDAVIARGLAKDPDERFPTAGEFAAAARAAIGAAAPHAAPPPTPSGAGRPATKPDGPAALVPQRAPTEHLPESGNSAGEAAESGHSQEHVAAAQSGAADGLPGARPRASGSEAAARPAPTPTKVLPEPGPTPTLVATELDWSLLAPRPYPAPGPGVSNPGSAVPGYRGTQQPPAGNRYPVAGQPYTVARRGYQNASYPAAPVRRGHQGSGWQARLLALQARVLSPRPGPAVPPPYSRPGAPARKVFPSVGRPGYPAVPARRPVTPVLRRPPRRRRGLLSKLIGALVVIFLAPFAFAAGCVALIAAGSRSGDSGTPAPALPPSVAAVEHPGPPQDQRLPDPAAVAPVGTPVRDGKFEFVVTNVDAGVSRIGWQTAAGSFLTATLTIRNISDEVKWFLPLGQRLVDAQGTPFDHNATATMWQNTQQRLGYSFELRPGRSATTQLVFDLPPNTSPDHLELHDFVLSNGTRVKLS from the coding sequence ATGAGGGAGGTGCGATTCGGGGGTTACCGGCTGGAGCGGCTGCTCGGCAAGGGCGGCATGGGGCAGGTGTGGCTGGCGTACGACACGGCGGCGGCGCGCTGGGTGGCGTTGAAGCTCTTGCCCGCCGAACTCGCCGCCACTGGGGGCTACCGCAAGCGATTCGAGCGCGAGGCCGCGGCCGTGGCACAGCTGCGCGACCCGCACGTCCCGCGGATCCACCGGTTCGGCGAAATCGACGGCCGGATCTACATCGACATGCAATTCGTCGACGGCGCCGATCTGGCGGGCAAACTCGTGGCCGCGGGGCGGATGACACCGGACGTGGCGGTCGGCATCGTCGGTCACGTCGCTGTCGCGCTCGACGCGGCGCACCGGGCGGGGCTGGTGCACCGCGACGTCAAACCCTCGAACATCGTCGTCCATCCCAGCGGCTTCACCTATCTGATCGACTTCGGCATCGCGCACGGGCTAGGCCAGACGGCCGTGACCACCACCGGGATGGCAATCGGCACGCTGGCGTATATGGCGCCGGAACGGTTCACCGGTGCGGTGGACGGTCGCGCGGACGTCTACTCGCTGGCCTGCGTGCTCTACGAATGCCTCACCGGTTCGCGCCTCTACGGCGACACCGATCCCGCGCAGCAGATGCACGCCCACCTGATGTCGGCGCCACCACGGGCCCGCTCGGTGTGCGCCGATGTTCCCGCTGCGCTGGATGCCGTCATTGCGCGTGGTCTGGCCAAGGATCCGGACGAACGATTCCCCACCGCAGGCGAATTCGCCGCCGCCGCACGCGCCGCGATCGGTGCCGCGGCCCCGCACGCGGCACCGCCACCCACGCCTTCCGGCGCTGGCCGTCCGGCAACGAAGCCCGATGGACCGGCGGCGCTCGTGCCACAGCGGGCGCCGACCGAGCACCTGCCCGAATCCGGGAACTCAGCCGGGGAGGCCGCAGAGAGCGGGCACTCGCAGGAACATGTTGCCGCCGCGCAGTCCGGCGCCGCCGACGGCTTGCCCGGGGCTCGCCCGCGGGCAAGCGGTTCGGAGGCGGCCGCGCGACCTGCGCCCACGCCCACAAAGGTCCTACCGGAGCCGGGGCCCACGCCGACCCTGGTGGCCACCGAACTCGACTGGTCTCTGCTCGCGCCCCGTCCCTATCCGGCTCCGGGGCCGGGTGTTTCGAATCCGGGTTCTGCTGTGCCGGGCTATCGCGGTACGCAACAGCCCCCAGCGGGTAATCGCTATCCCGTTGCCGGACAGCCGTACACCGTTGCCCGGCGGGGGTATCAGAATGCGTCCTACCCTGCTGCACCGGTCCGGCGCGGACACCAGGGCAGCGGTTGGCAGGCGCGGTTGCTGGCTCTTCAGGCGCGCGTACTGTCCCCGAGGCCGGGTCCGGCTGTGCCACCGCCCTATTCGCGGCCCGGCGCACCGGCGCGCAAGGTCTTCCCGTCGGTCGGACGTCCTGGTTATCCAGCGGTTCCGGCACGACGCCCGGTCACGCCGGTGCTCCGACGCCCCCCGCGACGGCGCCGGGGTTTGCTGTCGAAGTTGATCGGCGCGCTGGTCGTAATTTTCCTCGCGCCCTTCGCGTTCGCCGCAGGGTGCGTCGCCCTGATCGCGGCGGGGAGCAGATCGGGCGACTCGGGCACGCCCGCCCCGGCGCTGCCGCCTTCCGTGGCGGCTGTAGAGCACCCGGGACCGCCCCAGGACCAGCGGCTGCCCGACCCTGCCGCCGTCGCGCCGGTCGGCACCCCCGTCCGCGACGGCAAGTTCGAATTCGTCGTGACGAACGTGGACGCGGGCGTCTCCCGAATCGGATGGCAAACGGCCGCAGGCTCGTTCCTGACCGCCACACTGACCATCCGCAATATCTCCGACGAGGTGAAGTGGTTCCTACCGCTGGGGCAGCGCCTCGTCGACGCACAGGGCACTCCCTTCGACCACAACGCCACCGCCACCATGTGGCAGAACACGCAACAGCGCCTCGGCTACTCCTTCGAACTGCGCCCCGGCCGATCTGCCACCACCCAACTGGTCTTCGACCTCCCGCCGAACACCAGCCCCGACCATCTCGAACTCCACGACTTCGTGCTCTCCAACGGCACTCGCGTCAAGCTTTCTTGA